Proteins encoded within one genomic window of Bacteroidota bacterium:
- a CDS encoding thiazole synthase, whose amino-acid sequence MSKLKIADKIFTSRLFTGTGKFGSSALMEEALLASGSELVTVALKRIDTSKVSKTFEVYEDDILKHLSHPQFNLLPNTSGVRTAREAIFAAQMAREALETNWLKLEIHPDPKYLLPDPIETLKAAEELVKLGFIVLPYCNADAVLCKRLEEAGCAAVMPLGSPIGSNNGLQTKAMLEIIIAQSKIPVVIDAGIGAPSHAAEAMEMGASAVLVNTAIAVANDPVQMGIAFKLAVEAGRMAYESKMGNRKKTAEASSPLTAFLD is encoded by the coding sequence ATGAGCAAATTAAAAATAGCAGATAAGATTTTTACTTCCCGCCTGTTCACCGGCACCGGCAAGTTCGGTTCAAGCGCATTGATGGAAGAAGCCCTGCTCGCTTCCGGCTCAGAACTTGTTACGGTGGCGCTCAAGCGAATAGATACTTCAAAAGTTTCTAAAACTTTTGAAGTATACGAGGATGATATTCTGAAACATCTTTCTCATCCGCAATTCAATCTTCTGCCTAACACATCAGGAGTGCGTACTGCCCGCGAAGCAATTTTTGCCGCTCAGATGGCTCGCGAAGCATTAGAAACAAACTGGCTCAAATTAGAAATCCATCCAGACCCGAAATATTTATTGCCCGACCCTATTGAAACTCTCAAAGCCGCAGAAGAATTAGTGAAACTCGGATTTATTGTTCTTCCTTATTGCAATGCAGATGCTGTGCTTTGCAAACGACTGGAAGAAGCCGGATGCGCTGCCGTGATGCCGCTCGGCTCTCCCATCGGAAGCAACAACGGCTTGCAGACAAAAGCAATGCTCGAAATAATTATTGCTCAAAGTAAAATTCCTGTAGTGATAGATGCCGGCATCGGAGCGCCTTCTCACGCTGCCGAAGCAATGGAAATGGGAGCAAGCGCTGTGTTGGTGAACACCGCCATTGCCGTTGCAAACGATCCCGTGCAAATGGGAATCGCTTTCAAACTTGCTGTAGAAGCCGGGAGAATGGCTTATGAATCAAAAATGGGAAACAGAAAAAAAACTGCAGAGGCAAGCAGTCCGCTTACCGCTTTTCTGGATTAA